A genomic region of Xyrauchen texanus isolate HMW12.3.18 chromosome 29, RBS_HiC_50CHRs, whole genome shotgun sequence contains the following coding sequences:
- the LOC127622989 gene encoding LOW QUALITY PROTEIN: phosphatidylinositol 4-phosphate 3-kinase C2 domain-containing subunit alpha-like (The sequence of the model RefSeq protein was modified relative to this genomic sequence to represent the inferred CDS: inserted 1 base in 1 codon) yields MAHISSGNGFKHDRPASPGVVRPKGMVGKEEALRMEEEALAKLLREKRHTLLATACSANPLPNASAQASSSSRQEKDLIVFPESETQKKADKDKFGDIDVEKLTKEELEKLLLDENFGTNKVTRPSSLLGCNLSASYPGGHAFNTSSFHWTANCALQTPTHPQTPIFSSAPFPKPPCSFQNGLSPAMSPFISMPAQPSPYISFAHIQSPAALVYQQPAITPEMAKLFDKIASTSEYLKNGRTSSMDVHSGSTKSLEPMPQPSEPPNISRFEWLDLDPLNKRKVEVEEKPTVSGGPCTEQSETAKDPWDAVLQEETESVDNGSPPAHLKNKATLASQPRRASTGAAITRSHSLNISATSTHHNPSKQDNKGSANELQKYSNLQGKEAQNLEVAAFSEDISKLRSNFLHDDLSTNPGYVLSPVITQRDAGGDNGGSVKVSIEISDSQQPVTFTCDVSSPVDLLIMQALCWVHDDLNQVEISSYVLKVCGQEEVLQNKHSLGSHEYVQNCRKWETEIKLQLLFLSTMRRDLARTPEDDVCPVDLEKHLILVERPFKEAVTREGLAEYLEGYQKQVNICLQNESTQYKTVDNVVQSVKNLCCALDEIETPAITDAIKRLKRSVNLPRTRSPEAGATSSAGSANGYANPVEESLAALTDAVYELAKLYLRTFCPTTPKCTMEERTEDERDSREASGTTDHLQFTLFAVHGIPASWVSSFEKYYLMCALTHNSRNLFKPVQSKKVGTYKSFFYHIKWDELINFPISVTLLPLEAMLSLSLFGVLNQSANNSPDSNKQQKGPELLRKVSMPLFDFRRVLARGSKLLSLWMSPQAHQLGAAGRGKNQTERIILQVDFPSPAVDVLYVGPQENGCPDPQSLEPLDAGDRSEVEKLCARASAFGLTHADRQLLWDQRYHCRDFEYSLPKILASAPSWDWGNMGEIHSLLHHWPPLSPVSALELLEAKFADTEVRKVAVSWIESSSDDELADYLPQLVQAVKFECHLNNALVMFLLSRALGNVNIAHYLYWLLRDAVQDLAFGQRYDRILGVLLCLCGAGLRAELEKQTRLVQLLGALAEKVRQASNSTRQIVLLEGLERVQSFFQKNNCRLPISPSLVAKELNIKACSFFNSNAVPLKIALENADPLGEEINVMFKVGEDLRQDMLALQMIRIMDRIWLQEGLDLRIVNFKCISTGKDKGMVELVPSSETLRKIQLEYGVTGSFKDKPLAEWLRKYNPAEDEYEKASENFIYSCAGCCVATYILGICDRHNDNIMLRSTGHMFHIDFGKFLGHAQMIGSFKRDRAPFVLTSDMAYVINGGERPTSRFQXFVDLCSQAYNLIRKHSNLFLNLLSLMTQSGLPELTGVQDLKYVHDALQPQTSDVEATIFFTRLIESSLGSVATKFNFFIHNLAQMRFSGLPSNDEPILSFAPRTYTMKQDGRIRDASIYSFQKRYNPDKHYTYVVRLLREGQSEPQFVFRTFDEFQELHNKLTILFPLWKLPGFPNKMVLGRTHIKDVASKRKVELNSYVHNLMRSSAEVNQCDLIYTFFHPIVRDDKQEGIDGLPKAPEMAPVSPTTGRVEGEVKLSVSYRNSTLFIMVMHIKDLLSNDGADPNPYVKTYLLPDPNKTSKRKTKIARKTRNPTFNEMLVYSGYSKETLKQRELQLSVLSAESLRENCYLGGITLSLKDFDLSKETIKWYKLTMVPYF; encoded by the exons ATGGCCCACATATCCAGTGGCAATGGGTTTAAGCATGACAGGCCAGCCTCTCCAGGGGTGGTCCGGCCCAAAGGGAtggtgggaaaggaggaagctttACGAATGGAGGAAGAGGCCTTAGCTAAACTTTTGCGAGAGAAAAGACACACACTCCTAGCCACAGCATGTTCTGCTAATCCCCTTCCCAATGCGAGTGCACAAGCATCTTCCTCTAGCCGGCAGGAGAAAGATCTCATTGTCTTTCCTGAATCAGAAACACAGAAGAAAGCAGACAAAGACAAGTTTGGGGACATCGATGTAGAGAAGCTGACCAAGGAGGAGCTGGAAAAGCTACTTCTGGATGAAAATTTTGGCACCAACAAAGTGACTAGGCCTTCTTCCCTGTTAGGTTGCAACCTCAGTGCCTCGTATCCTGGAGGACATGCCTTCAACACTTCATCATTCCACTGGACAGCTAATTGTGCTCTGCAGACCCCTACACACCCACAGACTCCCATCTTCTCCTCTGCTCCCTTCCCAAAACCTCCATGCTCTTTCCAGAATGGCTTGAGTCCAGCTATGTCTCCGTTTATTAGTATGCCTGCCCAACCGTCTCCCTACATCTCATTTGCTCACATCCAGTCACCTGCTGCTCTAGTCTACCAGCAGCCTGCCATCACCCCAGAGATGGCCAAGCTGTTTGACAAGATTGCCAGCACTTCGGAATACTTGAAGAATGGCAGGACGTCCAGCATGGATGTACACTCAGGAAGTACCAAATCCCTGGAGCCCATGCCTCAGCCCTCAGAACCTCCCAACATCAGCCGATTTGAGTGGTTGGACCTGGATCCGCTTAACAAGCGTAAGGTGGAGGTAGAGGAgaaaccaactgtatcaggcggCCCTTGCACAGAGCAATCAGAGACTGCCAAAGACCCATGGGATGCGGTTCTTCAGGAAGAGACTGAGAGTGTGGATAATGGCAGTCCTCCAGCACATTTGAAAAACAAGGCTACTTTGGCCTCTCAGCCAAGAAGAGCATCAACAGGGGCGGCCATAACTAGAAGCCATTCCCTCAATATATCTGCAACCTCAACGCATCACAACCCAAGTAAACAG GACAATAAGGGAAGTGCAAATGAACTCCAAAAGTACTCCAATTTGCAGGGCAAGGAAGCCCAGAATCTAGAAGTTGCAGCATTCTCTGAAGACATTTCAAA ACTGAGGTCAAATTTCCTTCATGATGACCTCTCTACCAATCCTGGCTATGTTCTCAGCCCTGTGATCACTCAGAGGGATGCAGGAGGGGACAATGGAGGCAGTGTTAAAGTGTCCATTGAGATTTCAGATTCACAACAACCTGTAACCTTTACTTGTGATG TGAGTTCTCCAGTGGACCTCCTCATAATGCAGGCTCTGTGTTGGGTCCATGATGACCTGAACCAGGTGGAAATCAGCAGCTACGTTCTCAAGGTATGCGGACAGGAAGAGGTTCTACAGAA TAAACACAGTCTCGGCAGCCACGAATATGTGCAGAATTGCAGGAAGTGGGAGACGGAAATCAAACTACAGCTCCTCTTTCTCAGCACGATGAGAAGAGATCTGGCCCGAACG CCAGAAGATGACGTCTGTCCTGTTGACTTGGAGAAACACCTCATTCTAGTGGAGAGGCCATTTAAAGAGGCAGTCACAAG AGAAGGACTTGCTGAATACCTAGAGGGCTATCAAAAGCAAGTCAATATCTGCCTGCAGAATGAG AGCACCCAGTATAAAACAGTGGACAATGTAGTTCAGTCTGTCAAAAATCTGTGTTGTGCTTTGGATGAAATTGAGACACCAGCCATCACTGATGCCATCAAAAGACTCAAACGCTCTGTCAACCTCCCTAGAACACGTTCTCCAGAG GCTGGTGCCACGTCTTCTGCAGGTTCAGCTAATG GTTATGCCAACCCAGTGGAGGAGAGTTTAGCAGCACTCACAGACGCTGTGTATGAGCTCGCTAAGCTCTATCTGCGCACTTTCTGCCCAACTACCCCTAAATGCACAATGGAGGAGCGCACAGAGGATGAGAGGGACAGCAGAGAGGCGTCTGGCACCACAGACCACCTACAGTTCACCCTCTTTGCCGTTCATGGCATTCCTGCTTCCTGGGTCAGCAG TTTTGAAAAATACTACCTGATGTGTGCACTGACACACAACAGCAGGAATCTCTTCAAGCCTGTCCAGTCCAAAAAAGTGGGAACATACAAGAGTTTTTTCTACCACATCAAATGGGATGAATT GATAAACTTTCCTATTTCAGTGACCCTGTTACCACTGGAGGCAATGTTGAGTCTTTCTCTCTTTGGAGTCCTCAACCAAAGTGCTAACAACTCACCGGATTCCAACAAGCAACAAAAGGGTCCAGAGCTCTTGAGAAAAGTATCTATGCCCCTGTTTGATTTCAGGCG GGTGCTGGCCAGAGGAAGCAAGCTGCTGAGTTTGTGGATGTCTCCTCAAGCCCATCAGCTTGGAGCTGCAGGCAGAGGGAAGAATCAAACAGAGAGGATCATACTGCAG GTTGATTTCCCCAGTCCAGCAGTGGACGTTCTCTATGTTGGTCCTCAGGAGAATGGCTGCCCAGACCCTCAGTCTCTTGAGCCACTTGATGCAGGGGATAGAAGTGAGGTAGAAAAGCTGTGTGCACGAGCCTCTGCCTTTGG ACTGACGCATGCAGACAGGCAGCTGCTGTGGGACCAGAGGTACCATTGCCGAGACTTTGAATACAGCCTACCCAAAATCTTGGCCAGTGCACCCAGCTGGGACTGGGGCAATATGGGCGAGATCCACTCACTCCTGCACCACTGGCCCCCTCTGTCGCCTGTGTCAGCCCTGGAGCTCCTTGAAGCAAA gTTTGCCGATACCGAAGTGAGGAAAGTAGCTGTGAGTTGGATCGAGAGCAGCAGTGATGATGAACTGGCTGATTATCTCCCTCAGCTGGTGCAG GCAGTGAAGTTCGAGTGCCACCTCAACAATGCCTTGGTTATGTTTCTGTTGTCTCGGGCTCTGGGAAATGTCAACATTGCACATTATCTTTACTG GCTGCTGAGGGATGCCGTGCAGGATCTAGCGTTTGGTCAGCGTTATGACCGCATTCTTGGAGTGTTGCTGTGTCTCTGTGGGGCAGGACTGAGGGCTGAACTTGAGAAGCAGACCAGGCTTGTACAGCTGCTGGGTGCTCTTGCCGAAAAGGTGCGACAGGCGAGCAACTCCACCCGACAG ATTGTGCTGCTGGAGGGTCTAGAGAGGGTTCAGTCtttcttccagaagaacaactgTCGACTCCCCATAAGCCCCAGCCTTGTGGCAAAAGAACTCAATATAAAG GCCTGTTCCTTCTTCAATTCAAATGCTGTACCTCTCAAGATTGCACTGGAAAACGCAGACCCACTGGGAGAGGAGATTAACGTCATGTTTAAG GTTGGAGAGGACCTGAGGCAGGATATGCTTGCACTGCAGATGATTCGCATTATGGATCGGATCTGGCTGCAGGAGGGATTAGACCTGCGTATTGTCAACTTTAAATGCATCTCTACTGGTAAAGACAAAG GAATGGTGGAGTTGGTGCCATCTTCTGAAACACTGAGGAAGATTCAGTTGGAGTACGGAGTGACTGGCTCATTCAAAGACAAACCTCTGGCTGAGTGGCTTCGCAAGTATAACCCTGCTGAGGACGAATATGAGAAG GCCTCAGAGAATTTCATCTACAGCTGTGCAGGTTGCTGTGTGGCCACTTATATCCTGGGAATTTGTGACCGCCACAATGACAACATAATGCTGCGCTCCACCGGCCACATGTTCCACATAGATTTTGGGAAGTTCCTGGGTCATGCACAGATGATTGGGAGTTTTAAAAG GGACCGTGCACCATTTGTCTTGACCTCTGACATGGCTTACGTCATCAATGGAGGAGAAAGACCCACTAGTCGCTTCC CTTTTGTTGACCTTTGCTCTCAAGCCTACAACCTGATACGCAAACACTCCAACCTCTTCCTCAACCTGCTGTCTCTG ATGACACAATCGGGTTTACCTGAGCTGACTGGAGTCCAGGATCTTAAATATGTGCATGATGCTCTTCAACCTCAGACTTCGGATGTAGAGGCTACCATTTTCTTCACAAG GTTGATTGAATCCAGTCTGGGCAGTGTTGCCACAAAATTTAATTTCTTCATCCATAATTTGGCTCAGATGCGTTTCTCTGGCCTCCCCTCCAATGATGAGCCCATCCTCTCGTTTGCTCCCCGCACTTACACAATGAAGCAGGACGGCCGAATCCGAGATGCCTCCATATATTCATTTCAAAAGAGATACAACCCTGACAAGCACTAT ACGTATGTAGTGCGGCTCCTTAGGGAAGGTCAGAGTGAGCCCCAGTTTGTCTTCCGCACTTTTGATGAGTTCCAGGAACTACACAACAAGCTGACCATACTTTTTCCTCTGTGGAAGCTACCAGG ATTCCCTAATAAAATGGTGCTGGGGCGCACGCACATCAAGGATGTGGCATCAAAGAGAAAAGTGGAATTAAACAGCTATGTGCACAATCTGATGAGGAGTTCAGCTGAGGTCAATCAG TGTGACCTTATCTACACCTTCTTTCACCCTATTGTGAGAGATGACAAGCAAGAAGGGATTGATGGACTCCCAAAAGCTCCAG